Proteins from a single region of Runella sp. SP2:
- a CDS encoding NrtR DNA-binding winged helix domain-containing protein codes for MKLFDEEHFIRQLSIDCVIFGYQELELKVLVSKVDLPHAVWTLPGGFIKQEESIDLAAQRILEERTGLTDIYLEQYRVFGEPTRINHEIFEGFNNMKEEWLDKGILDESSFQWLSKRFVSIGYYALVDINKVSPRRGMLDASVGWYNVKELPKMIMDHNEMVDAALEALRQNLDQKLIGFNLLPETFTMREVQELYEAVYDKPFARNNFQKKMLDLNVLERLEKKFTGAQNKAPYLYRFRK; via the coding sequence ATGAAGTTATTCGACGAAGAACATTTTATTCGCCAACTATCTATCGACTGTGTTATTTTTGGTTATCAGGAGTTAGAATTAAAGGTGTTAGTTTCTAAAGTTGACCTTCCTCATGCCGTTTGGACTTTGCCTGGGGGATTTATCAAGCAAGAAGAAAGCATTGACTTGGCGGCTCAACGCATTTTGGAAGAGCGCACTGGACTCACTGATATTTACCTAGAACAATATCGGGTTTTTGGGGAACCAACCCGCATCAACCACGAAATCTTTGAGGGTTTTAATAACATGAAGGAAGAATGGCTTGATAAAGGGATTTTAGACGAAAGTAGCTTCCAATGGCTCTCCAAGCGCTTTGTTTCGATTGGCTATTACGCCTTGGTGGACATCAACAAAGTAAGCCCTCGCAGAGGAATGCTTGATGCTTCCGTGGGTTGGTACAATGTAAAAGAGTTGCCTAAGATGATTATGGACCACAACGAAATGGTCGATGCCGCGCTGGAAGCTCTCCGCCAAAACCTTGACCAAAAGCTCATTGGCTTCAATCTCTTACCCGAAACGTTCACCATGCGTGAAGTGCAAGAATTGTACGAGGCGGTGTATGACAAACCTTTTGCCCGCAACAATTTCCAAAAGAAAATGCTCGATCTTAACGTGCTCGAACGCCTCGAAAAGAAATTTACGGGAGCGCAGAATAAAGCACCGTATTTGTATCGGTTTAGGAAATAA